A window from Enterocloster bolteae encodes these proteins:
- a CDS encoding type I restriction endonuclease subunit R, EcoR124 family, translating into MVHLFINRVHLFNIDPNIDYILMLVEQYHEGNCEDKEILTSIRKAVDASMQLRSKKELIEAFINRVNVDTQVTTDWRRFVLTQEENDLAKIIMAEKLKPEETRKFVSNAFRDGVLKTTGTEINKLMPPVSRFGGSGRAKKKQGVIEKLKAFFEKYFGLGITEMQSEKEEN; encoded by the coding sequence ATGGTACATCTGTTTATAAATCGTGTCCACTTATTTAATATAGATCCAAATATCGACTACATATTGATGTTGGTCGAGCAATATCATGAGGGCAACTGTGAGGATAAGGAAATTCTCACTTCGATCCGTAAGGCAGTAGATGCCAGTATGCAGCTTCGCAGCAAGAAAGAATTGATTGAAGCCTTTATCAATCGTGTCAATGTAGACACACAAGTTACAACTGACTGGCGCAGATTTGTGCTTACTCAGGAAGAAAATGACCTTGCTAAAATTATTATGGCAGAAAAGCTCAAACCAGAAGAAACCAGAAAATTTGTGTCCAATGCGTTCCGCGATGGAGTATTGAAAACGACTGGAACCGAAATTAACAAGCTCATGCCTCCGGTATCCCGTTTTGGCGGTAGTGGCAGAGCCAAGAAAAAGCAAGGTGTTATTGAGAAACTGAAAGCATTTTTTGAAAAATACTTTGGTTTAGGTATTACGGAGATGCAGTCAGAAAAAGAAGAAAATTAG